Proteins encoded by one window of Rutidosis leptorrhynchoides isolate AG116_Rl617_1_P2 chromosome 7, CSIRO_AGI_Rlap_v1, whole genome shotgun sequence:
- the LOC139858626 gene encoding squamosa promoter-binding-like protein 13A, with protein sequence MEWNLKIPSWDFTEHEQGTIPNIDYEGQGIKGNFCVDLKLGQVIESRNEFRDSFKPSSKMALSPSGSSKRARPINTPVHSANCLVDGCNADLSNSKEYHRRHKVCEVHSKTPEVSINGHKQRFCQQCSRFHSPEQFDEGKRSCRKRLDGHNRRRRKPQLDTLRATSLFSGHQGTTMLQFSSPHAYQTTTLTNPLWTGLVKSEDEPTYSTHNLTRTHKPNLFQESSSGTKKVPENQQFSLLHNNGSSSHLKHNQQTFEANSSSSYDKLFCDGTYLPSAHRVQPMVQSDCALSLLSSSPSQTSCTTLNHVMHPSYSFSTAPNQLDPGTSYGGLESIMDHNGNTIIQTGFHHQQSHASPDNEPIQTLPFYWE encoded by the exons ATGGAGTGGAATTTGAAGATACCTTCTTGGGATTTCACAGAACATGAACAAGGAACAATTCCCAATATTGATTATGAGGGGCAGGGAATTAAAGGCAATTTTTGTGTTGATTTAAAGCTTGGTCAAGTTATTGAATCAAGAAATGAGTTTAGGGATagttttaaaccctcatcaaaaatgGCATTATCCCCTTCCGGATCATCGAAAAGGGCTCGACCGATAAATACCCCGGTTCACTCGGCTAATTGTCTTGTTGATGGTTGCAACGCTGATCTTAGTAACTCTAAAGAGTATCACAGGCGCCATAAGGTTTGTGAAGTTCATTCGAAAACGCCTGAAGTTTCGATCAACGGTCATAAACAACGGTTCTGCCAGCAATGTAGTCG GTTTCATTCACCAGAGCAATTTGATGAGGGGAAACGAAGTTGCAGAAAGCGCCTTGATGGACATAATCGACGGAGAAGAAAGCCTCAACTTGATACTTTACGTGCTACAAGTCTTTTCTCTGGCCACCAAG GTACGACAATGTTACAATTCTCAAGTCCACACGCGTACCAAACCACAACTCTCACAAACCCACTATGGACCGGCCTAGTCAAGTCTGAAGACGAACCCACCTACTCCACCCATAACCTGACCCGAACCCACAAACCAAACCTGTTTCAAGAATCATCATCCGGCACCAAAAAAGTTCCCGAAAATCAACAATTCAGCCTGCTTCACAACAACGGTTCAAGCTCACACCTAAAACACAACCAGCAAACTTTTGAGGCTAATAGCAGCAGCAGCTATGACAAATTGTTCTGTGATGGGACATATTTGCCATCGGCTCATCGGGTGCAGCCGATGGTGCAGTCGGACTGTGCTCTCTCTCTTCTGTCATCATCACCGTCACAAACATCATGTACAACACTTAACCATGTGATGCACCCGTCTTACTCATTCTCAACCGCACCAAATCAGTTGGATCCGGGTACAAGTTATGGTGGTTTGGAATCGATTATGGATCATAATGGGAATACTATCATACAAACGGGCTTTCATCATCAACAAAGTCATGCATCTCCTGATAACGAACCTATTCAAACACTTCCGTTCTATTGGGAATAA